The following coding sequences lie in one Rutidosis leptorrhynchoides isolate AG116_Rl617_1_P2 chromosome 4, CSIRO_AGI_Rlap_v1, whole genome shotgun sequence genomic window:
- the LOC139842885 gene encoding uncharacterized protein, giving the protein MSLVYGLGVNKIEVEGMANRVNCKAGELPFTYLGLPIGRNMNRIENWSPVLEKFSSKLAEWKARTGDKSKLIWIKWDDTLLPYGEGGLNIGSLRGKNLSLLGKWFWRAQCEPNALWVSVIKSIHGFNGILPSSGLNNLKGKGGVWANILRAGTSIDKLGIDFRAPLKERYKRLFFLESNQQVNVKDRVQWSEVRCIFSWNWVRALTGCASSDMQQLLFEISSYAKEDTSRDKWVWSLASNGIFTTKKLSKLIDEQLF; this is encoded by the exons ATGAGCCTTGTCTACGGGTTAGGCGTGAATAAAATTGAAGTGGAGGGCATGGCTAATCGAGTTAATTGTAAAGCTGGGGAGCTACCTTTCACCTATCTTGGCCTCCCTATAGGCCGAAATATGAATAGGATTGAAAATTGGAGTCCGGTATTAGAAAAGTTTAGCTCGAAGCTTGCGGAGTGGAAAGCTAGAACT GGTGATAAATCTAAACTAATTTGGATAAAATGGGACGACACTCTTCTACCTTACGGTGAAGGGGGTCTAAACATCGGGAGTCTTCGGGGTAAAAATCTTTCATTATTGGGGAAATGGTTTTGGCGGGCGCAATGTGAACCTAATGCTCTGTGGGTTTCGGTCATAAAAAGCATTCACGGGTTTAATGGGATACTCCCCTCTTCGGGTCTAAACAACCTGAAGGGAAAGGGTGGCGTTTGGGCTAACATTCTACGTGCAGGAACTTCCATTGACAAGCTAGGTATCGACTTCA GGGCGCCTTTAAAAGAGAGATACAAGCGGTTGTTTTTTCTAGAGTCAAATCAACAGGTTAATGTCAAAGATCGAGTGCAATGGTCAGAAGTAAGATGCATCTTCTCTTGGAATTGGGTTCGAGCTCTTACAGGTTGTGCTTCATCTGATATGCAACAGCTACTTTTTGAAATTTCAAGTTACGCTAAGGAGGATACTAGCAGGGATAAATGGGTTTGGAGTTTGGCTTCTAATGGTATTTTCACTACAAAGAAACTCTCTAAACTCATAGACGAGCAATTGTTCTAG
- the LOC139904443 gene encoding uncharacterized protein: protein MEEDEAGDLLEDSWFFGNLLNTKPRTISRCYSDLASNSCPYPNPSLSSNQDHVINNERKYSSFSSMKQPLVAPISLTRSPSMPASIETQSLLMEKPKIPLKLKSSNFSSRKQPPVAPSSLTRTPSLPNSKETQYFSIKKTNPSPNWTPTSSMSTSIDESDQEDEEDQESEFSLGRLIRQASMNHSHTTNPHRHTPKPMTENVQKKPVVDQEKISSDMRKMERNMRSKRTKSKGGSGAPLIPEGLGNKNSSEDMKAHIKFWARAVASNVRQECS from the exons ATGGAAGAAGATGAAGCTGGAGATCTATTGGAAGACAGTTGGTTTTTCGGTAATTTGCTTAACACGAAACCAAGAACTATCTCTAGATGTTATTCGGATCTTGCTtctaattcttgtccttatcctaacCCTTCCTTGTCCTCAAATCAAGACCATGTTATCAATAATGAGCGAAAATATTCGAGCTTTTCTTCAATGAAGCAACCCCTTGTTGCTCCTATAAGTCTAACTCGATCACCATCTATGCCAGCATCAATAGAAACACAATCCTTATTAATGGAAAAGCCCAAAATACCTCTTAAGCTAAAAAGTTCAAATTTTTCTTCAAGAAAGCAACCGCCCGTTGCTCCATCAAGTCTAACTCGAACACCATCTTTGCCCAATTCAAAAGAAACACAATACTTCTCCATAAAAAAGACAAACCCAAGTCCAAATTGGACCCCGACTTCGTCCATGTCAACCTCCATAGATGAAAGTGatcaagaagatgaagaagatcaaGAAAGTGAGTTTAGTTTAGGTAGATTGATAAGACAAGCATCCATGAACCATTCACACACAACGAATCCACATCGACATACACCTAAG CCAATGACAGAAAATGTACAGAAGAAGCCTGTGGTtgatcaagaaaagattagtagtGATATGAGAAAGATGGAAAGAAACATGAGAAGCAAAAGAACAAAGAGTAAAGGTGGTAGTGGTGCTCCTTTAATTCCAGAAGGATTGGGTAATAAGAATTCATCAGAAGATATGAAGGCACATATCAAGTTCTGGGCTAGAGCTGTGGCTTCTAATGTGCGCCAGGAGTGTTCATGA
- the LOC139845564 gene encoding E3 SUMO-protein ligase MMS21-like — protein MASTSAHRTDVGSSRMKSAAVTLSDDNQTLLVDIRKAMVTMKDIGVSLERQNKTQKVKELENEFVELVKTYENCANLSTAIDSVGNTYRPGEQLTDFKKLIDTEMAKVNRRSSSSSQAKQLLRQFKEAIWKVHNHGQPMPGEEQEDIVMTSTQSNLLNPVCPLSGKPVIELSEPVRSKDCKHIYERKAIMQYIMAKNGQPQCPMAGCPKTVTADRVVCDPLLRVEIEESRAMNEQTARPNIIEDFTEGSEAEDSD, from the exons ATGGCATCCACATCAGCTCACCGAACCGATGTAGGTTCATCGAGAATGAAATCTGCAGCTGTAACACTTTCCGACGATAACCAAACACTCCTCGTA GATATTCGAAAAGCTATGGTTACCATGAAAGATATTGGGGTTAGTCTTGAGAGACAAAATAAAACACAAAAG GTGAAAGAGCTTGAAAATGAGTTTGTGGAGTTGGTTAAAACTTATGAGAATTGTGCTAATCTTTCTACTGCAATTGATTCTGTTGGGAACACATATCGGCCTGGTGAACAG CTGACCGATTTTAAGAAGTTGATAGACACCGAGATGGCAAAGGTAAACCGTCGTTCATCATCTAGTTCACAAGCTAAGCAGTTGTTACGCCAATTCAAAGAAGCTATTTGG AAAGTGCATAATCATGGACAACCGATGCCTGGTGAAGAACAGGAAGATATTGTGATGACTAGTACACAAAGCAACCTTTTAAATCCAGTTTGCCCGCTAAGTGGAAAACCTGTTATTGAACTCTCGGAACCTGTTCGCAG TAAGGACTGTAAGCATATATACGAGAGGAAGGCTATCATGCAATACATCATGGCTAAGAATGGACAACCTCAATGTCCAATGGCAG GGTGTCCTAAAACCGTAACTGCAGATAGAGTGGTATGTGACCCCTTGTTACGTGTCGAAATCGAGGAATCGCGCGCTATGAATGAGCAAACTGCCCGGCCTAATATCATAGAGGATTTCACAGAGGGTTCTGAAGCAGAAGATTCCGATTGA